In Rheinheimera sp. MM224, one DNA window encodes the following:
- the mutS gene encoding DNA mismatch repair protein MutS: MPPEQKDGQALSPHTPMMQQYLGLKCQHPDILLFYRMGDFYELFYDDAKKASALLDISLTKRGQSAGQPIPMAGVPYHSIEGYLARLVQLGESAAICEQIGDPALSKGPVERAVVRIVTPGTVTDEALLNERQDTLVSALYQQKGSYGFAYLDLSSGRFLVNEVTHLDDLLALLQRLNPAEILYAEEQDWPDSVINRKGVRRRPVWEFELSNAKRLLTQQFGTRDLQSFGVEQAPVALMAAGCLMGYVKDTQRAQLPHIRSIALERNQDCIVLDAATRRNLELTQTLAGQFDHTLAAVLDQCQTAMGSRLLKRWIHAPLRDQTLVSGRHQAVAELQQHHQSLQPLFKQVGDTERVIARLALRSARPRDFSRLRAALQLLPELSPELTLLHSPLLTQLATKCQPLPELCGLLERAIVETPPMLIRDGGVIASGYNAALDQWRELATGATDYLERLEQREKERTGIASLKVGFNRVAGYYIETGRSAADQVPADYIRRQTLKNNERFIIPELKEYEDKVLGSQSKALALEKQLYDELFDLTAPYLAELQQLSAALAELDLLTNFAERAEQLNYHQPELTPEPGIQIEAGRHPVVEQVMTEPFIANPLKLSPERRMLMITGPNMGGKSTYMRQNALIVLMAYIGSFVPAERAVLGPVDRIFTRVGASDDLASGRSTFMVEMTETATILHHATAQSLVLMDEIGRGTSTYDGLSLAWACAEYLAQQLKAMTLFATHYFELTELASQLQGLANIHLDAVEHDEHIVFMHQVQDGAASKSYGLQVAQLAGVPRVVIQKAKQKLAQLEQQSVVSAKAPAAAKTAEPLQQQLFVEAEPHPILEQLAKLDPDQLSARQALDLLYQLKASL; encoded by the coding sequence ATGCCGCCAGAACAGAAAGACGGGCAAGCCCTAAGCCCGCACACTCCGATGATGCAACAGTACCTTGGCCTGAAATGCCAGCATCCTGACATTTTGCTGTTTTATCGTATGGGTGACTTTTACGAGCTGTTTTATGACGACGCCAAAAAAGCATCTGCCCTGTTAGATATTTCCCTGACCAAAAGAGGCCAGTCGGCAGGACAGCCTATTCCTATGGCAGGCGTGCCTTATCATTCGATTGAAGGTTATTTAGCCCGTTTAGTGCAACTGGGTGAATCCGCCGCTATTTGTGAGCAAATCGGCGATCCGGCCTTAAGCAAAGGCCCGGTTGAACGTGCTGTGGTACGTATTGTCACGCCAGGCACTGTCACAGATGAAGCGCTGCTGAATGAACGTCAGGACACCTTGGTATCTGCTTTGTATCAGCAAAAAGGCAGTTATGGTTTTGCTTACTTAGATTTAAGTAGCGGCCGCTTTTTAGTTAATGAAGTCACCCATCTGGATGATTTATTGGCCTTATTACAACGGTTAAATCCGGCGGAAATTTTATATGCTGAAGAACAGGACTGGCCGGATAGCGTCATCAACCGTAAAGGCGTGCGCCGCCGCCCTGTCTGGGAGTTTGAGTTAAGCAACGCCAAGCGTTTACTCACCCAACAATTTGGCACCCGCGACTTACAAAGTTTTGGTGTAGAACAAGCACCGGTGGCATTAATGGCGGCGGGTTGCTTAATGGGTTATGTCAAAGATACCCAGCGCGCCCAGTTACCTCATATTCGTTCTATCGCCTTAGAACGCAATCAGGACTGCATAGTACTGGATGCTGCAACACGACGTAACTTAGAGCTAACCCAAACCTTAGCAGGCCAATTTGACCACACCCTGGCCGCTGTATTGGATCAATGCCAGACCGCTATGGGCAGTCGTTTATTGAAGCGCTGGATCCATGCGCCGCTGCGCGATCAGACTTTGGTGTCAGGCCGTCATCAGGCCGTGGCTGAATTGCAGCAACACCACCAGAGTTTACAGCCGCTATTTAAACAAGTAGGTGATACGGAGCGTGTTATCGCCCGTTTAGCACTTCGAAGCGCCCGGCCTCGTGATTTCTCGCGTTTGCGTGCTGCTTTGCAGTTATTGCCAGAGCTGTCCCCTGAACTGACTCTGTTACACAGCCCTTTATTGACGCAGCTCGCTACTAAATGCCAACCGTTACCAGAGCTTTGTGGTTTATTAGAGCGTGCCATAGTCGAAACCCCACCTATGCTGATTCGCGATGGTGGTGTAATAGCTTCAGGCTACAACGCAGCATTGGATCAATGGCGGGAACTCGCTACTGGTGCCACTGATTATCTGGAGCGACTGGAGCAACGTGAAAAAGAACGTACTGGTATTGCTTCACTCAAAGTCGGCTTTAACAGAGTTGCTGGCTATTACATTGAAACCGGTCGCAGCGCTGCCGATCAGGTGCCAGCGGACTATATTCGCCGCCAGACGTTAAAAAACAACGAACGTTTTATTATTCCTGAATTAAAAGAATACGAAGACAAGGTGCTTGGTAGTCAAAGCAAAGCTTTGGCGTTGGAAAAGCAGTTATACGATGAGTTATTTGATTTAACAGCACCTTACCTTGCTGAATTGCAGCAACTGTCCGCGGCTTTGGCAGAACTGGATTTACTGACCAACTTCGCAGAGCGCGCTGAACAACTGAACTACCATCAGCCAGAGCTGACGCCAGAGCCTGGTATACAGATAGAAGCTGGCCGTCACCCTGTGGTTGAACAGGTGATGACTGAACCTTTTATCGCCAACCCACTTAAGCTCTCGCCAGAGCGACGCATGCTGATGATTACAGGCCCGAATATGGGCGGTAAATCGACTTATATGCGTCAGAATGCGTTAATAGTGCTGATGGCTTATATAGGCAGTTTTGTACCGGCAGAGCGCGCTGTATTAGGCCCTGTCGACAGAATATTCACCCGTGTGGGTGCATCCGATGATTTGGCCTCTGGCCGTTCTACTTTTATGGTGGAAATGACAGAAACAGCCACTATTTTGCATCATGCCACAGCCCAAAGTTTAGTGCTGATGGATGAAATAGGCCGTGGCACCAGCACTTATGATGGCTTGTCTTTGGCATGGGCCTGTGCTGAATATCTGGCTCAGCAACTCAAAGCCATGACTTTGTTTGCTACTCATTATTTTGAACTAACCGAACTAGCCTCGCAGTTACAAGGTTTAGCCAATATCCATCTGGATGCAGTAGAACACGACGAACACATCGTCTTTATGCATCAGGTGCAGGATGGCGCAGCCAGTAAAAGTTATGGTTTACAGGTGGCACAGCTGGCCGGTGTGCCGCGGGTGGTGATCCAAAAAGCCAAACAAAAACTGGCCCAGTTGGAACAACAATCTGTCGTCAGCGCCAAAGCACCAGCAGCGGCCAAAACAGCAGAACCGCTACAACAGCAATTGTTTGTCGAAGCCGAACCTCACCCTATACTGGAGCAACTGGCAAAACTGGATCCTGATCAGCTCTCAGCCCGTCAGGCTTTGGATTTGTTGTATCAGCTGAAAGCCAGCTTGTAA
- a CDS encoding CinA family protein, whose amino-acid sequence MTIPVTTYQLAADLGALLLRKNFSITTAESCTGGGIAYVLTAVPGSSAYLDRSFVTYSNKSKQQLLGVKAETLLQYGAVSKETVLEMAVGAAKAAGAEVAVAVSGIAGPDGGSVTKPVGTVHFCFEIQGHQVLSHRIFDGDRATVRQQAIDFVLQQLILLLTD is encoded by the coding sequence ATGACAATTCCAGTAACCACCTATCAATTGGCGGCGGATCTCGGAGCGCTATTATTGCGGAAAAACTTCAGTATCACCACAGCAGAATCCTGCACTGGCGGTGGTATTGCTTATGTGTTGACCGCAGTACCCGGTAGTTCAGCTTATCTGGACCGATCTTTTGTCACCTACAGCAATAAATCCAAGCAACAACTCTTAGGGGTAAAAGCCGAAACTTTGTTGCAATACGGTGCTGTCAGTAAAGAAACAGTGCTGGAAATGGCGGTAGGTGCAGCCAAAGCTGCTGGTGCTGAAGTGGCGGTCGCTGTGTCTGGTATTGCAGGCCCTGATGGCGGTTCTGTTACTAAACCTGTGGGTACTGTGCATTTTTGTTTTGAAATTCAGGGCCATCAGGTATTGTCGCATCGTATTTTTGATGGCGACCGTGCGACAGTCCGCCAGCAGGCGATCGATTTTGTATTGCAGCAGCTGATCTTGTTATTGACAGACTAA
- the recA gene encoding recombinase RecA: MDDNKQKALTAALGQIERQFGKGSIMRLGDSTALDIDFIPTGSLGLDIALGIGGLPCGRIVEIYGPESSGKTTLTLQVVAEAQRMGKTCAFIDAEHALDPVYAKKLGVNVDDLLVSQPDTGEQALEICDMLVRSAAVDVIVVDSVAALTPRAEIEGDMGDSHVGLQARLMSQALRKLTGNIKRSNTLCIFINQIRMKIGVMFGSPETTTGGNALKFYASVRLDIRRTGSVKDGDEVTGNETRVKVVKNKVAPPFKQAEFIIMYGAGISKDGELVDLGVLHKLIDKAGAWYAYKGNKIGQGKANAMKYLQENPAVAKEIEAELRRMLLLEPSKGAPSPAEDFGMVPEDAEADL; encoded by the coding sequence ATGGACGACAATAAACAAAAAGCACTGACCGCAGCCTTAGGTCAAATCGAACGCCAGTTTGGTAAAGGTTCAATTATGCGTTTGGGCGACAGCACAGCGCTTGATATCGACTTTATCCCTACAGGTTCGTTAGGTTTGGATATTGCGCTCGGCATAGGCGGTTTGCCTTGTGGTCGTATTGTTGAGATCTACGGTCCTGAATCTTCAGGTAAAACCACCTTAACTTTACAAGTTGTCGCTGAAGCTCAGCGCATGGGTAAAACCTGTGCTTTTATCGATGCTGAGCACGCTTTAGACCCTGTATATGCGAAAAAGTTAGGTGTAAATGTTGATGATTTATTAGTGTCTCAGCCGGATACAGGTGAACAGGCACTGGAAATCTGTGACATGTTAGTGCGTTCTGCTGCGGTAGACGTCATTGTTGTCGACTCCGTAGCTGCATTAACACCTCGCGCTGAAATTGAAGGCGATATGGGTGACAGCCACGTAGGTTTACAGGCGCGTTTAATGTCTCAGGCGCTGCGTAAACTGACGGGTAATATCAAACGTTCAAACACCTTATGTATTTTCATCAACCAAATCCGGATGAAAATTGGTGTGATGTTTGGCTCACCAGAAACGACTACTGGCGGTAACGCGTTAAAATTCTACGCTTCAGTCCGTTTAGATATTCGTCGTACTGGTTCTGTCAAAGATGGCGACGAAGTGACGGGTAACGAAACCCGCGTCAAAGTGGTGAAAAACAAAGTAGCACCGCCGTTTAAACAAGCCGAATTTATTATTATGTACGGCGCTGGTATCAGCAAAGATGGCGAGTTAGTGGACTTAGGTGTACTGCATAAGCTGATCGACAAAGCCGGTGCCTGGTACGCCTACAAAGGTAACAAAATTGGTCAGGGTAAAGCCAACGCCATGAAGTACCTGCAGGAAAACCCTGCTGTTGCCAAAGAAATTGAAGCCGAATTACGCCGTATGCTGTTACTGGAACCGTCGAAAGGTGCTCCGTCACCGGCAGAAGATTTTGGTATGGTGCCAGAAGACGCTGAAGCCGATCTGTAA
- the metA gene encoding homoserine O-acetyltransferase MetA, with amino-acid sequence MPIKVIDQLPAVEALSAENVFVMTESRALSQDIRPLKIAILNLMPNKVATEIQLLRLLANSPLQVDVELIRLDNHVSKHTPQNHLDCFYRYFSDVQQQNYDGLIITGAPLGLVNYEDVSYWPQLAEILTWADRHVTSTLFLCWAAHAALYHYYGLQREIRGEKLSGVYWQNVSQPLSPLVRGFDDEFLVPHSRYAQVPKQKYQHHPDLHVLAEADATGAYLLQNSTGSRVFVTGHPEYDLTTLNDEYQRDLAAGLEPKIPENYYKQNDPAKGPHKLWQSHAFLLFSNWLNYYVYQATPFDIQQIGRSS; translated from the coding sequence ATGCCTATTAAAGTCATTGATCAGTTACCTGCTGTGGAAGCTCTTTCTGCAGAGAATGTGTTTGTCATGACTGAAAGCCGGGCTTTATCGCAGGATATCCGGCCGCTGAAAATTGCCATTCTGAATTTGATGCCGAACAAAGTCGCGACTGAAATCCAGCTATTGCGCTTGTTAGCCAACAGTCCGCTGCAGGTGGATGTGGAGCTGATACGACTTGATAACCATGTCAGCAAACACACGCCACAAAATCATCTGGACTGTTTTTACCGCTATTTTTCTGATGTTCAGCAGCAAAATTATGACGGCCTGATTATCACGGGGGCGCCTTTAGGTTTAGTGAATTACGAGGATGTCAGTTACTGGCCTCAACTGGCAGAAATTCTGACCTGGGCTGATCGTCATGTGACTTCCACCTTATTTTTATGCTGGGCTGCTCATGCGGCTTTGTATCATTACTATGGCTTGCAGCGTGAAATTCGTGGTGAGAAGTTATCAGGGGTGTACTGGCAAAACGTCTCTCAACCTTTAAGTCCATTGGTACGGGGTTTTGATGATGAGTTTTTAGTGCCACATTCGCGTTATGCGCAGGTGCCGAAACAAAAGTATCAACATCACCCGGATTTGCATGTATTGGCAGAAGCCGATGCAACAGGGGCTTACTTGCTGCAAAACAGTACAGGCAGTCGGGTTTTTGTCACTGGCCATCCTGAGTATGATTTAACCACCTTAAACGATGAGTATCAGCGTGATTTAGCCGCAGGTCTTGAGCCTAAAATCCCTGAGAACTACTATAAACAAAACGATCCGGCTAAAGGTCCACATAAGTTATGGCAAAGTCATGCCTTTTTATTGTTCAGTAACTGGCTTAACTATTATGTGTATCAGGCCACACCTTTTGATATTCAGCAGATAGGGCGTTCGTCATGA
- a CDS encoding homocysteine S-methyltransferase family protein: MTNRTVLTPDALRALLAERILVLDGAMGTMIQQYKLQEDDYRGTEFADWSTDLKGNNDLLVLTKPELILDIHRQYLAAGADILETNSFNATPIAMADYDMSHLSARINRESAALARQACDEYSTPDKPRFVAGVLGPTNRTASISPDVNDPGYRNVDFDTLVSAYCESTQALIEGGADIIMLETIFDTLNAKAAAFAVLKVFDELGFSLPVMISGTITDASGRTLSGQTTEAFYHSLAHVQPVSFGLNCALGPDLLRPYVETLSGISQCYVSVHPNAGLPNEFGEYDLGAVEMAKEIADWAEQGFLNIVGGCCGTTPEHIRAISDVVAGKPARQPKEKTHQFHLSGLEAFGLEW; the protein is encoded by the coding sequence ATGACCAATCGCACTGTGTTAACTCCAGACGCCCTTCGCGCGTTGTTGGCTGAGCGTATTCTGGTGTTAGATGGTGCTATGGGCACTATGATCCAGCAGTATAAATTACAGGAAGACGATTACCGCGGCACTGAATTTGCCGATTGGTCTACTGATCTGAAAGGCAATAACGATTTACTGGTGCTGACTAAACCTGAACTGATCCTGGATATCCATCGCCAGTACTTAGCTGCTGGTGCTGATATTCTGGAAACCAATAGCTTTAATGCCACGCCTATCGCTATGGCTGACTACGATATGTCGCATTTATCTGCCCGTATCAACCGCGAGTCAGCGGCTTTGGCGCGTCAGGCCTGTGATGAATACAGCACGCCAGATAAACCACGTTTTGTTGCAGGTGTATTAGGCCCAACCAACAGAACGGCTTCTATTTCACCTGATGTGAACGACCCAGGTTACCGTAATGTCGACTTTGATACTTTAGTCAGCGCTTACTGTGAGTCTACTCAGGCACTGATTGAAGGTGGTGCCGACATTATTATGTTGGAAACCATTTTTGATACCTTAAACGCCAAAGCCGCCGCTTTTGCTGTACTCAAAGTATTTGATGAGCTGGGTTTCAGTTTACCTGTGATGATCTCAGGTACTATCACCGACGCCTCTGGTCGTACTTTGTCCGGCCAGACTACTGAAGCTTTTTACCATTCATTAGCTCATGTTCAACCGGTCAGCTTTGGTCTGAATTGCGCTTTAGGTCCGGATTTATTGCGGCCTTATGTCGAGACTTTGTCTGGTATTTCACAATGTTATGTCTCAGTGCATCCAAACGCCGGTTTACCGAATGAATTTGGTGAATATGATTTAGGTGCAGTAGAGATGGCCAAAGAAATCGCCGACTGGGCAGAGCAGGGTTTTTTAAATATTGTTGGTGGTTGTTGTGGCACCACACCTGAACATATCCGTGCTATCAGTGATGTGGTTGCAGGAAAACCTGCGCGTCAGCCGAAAGAGAAAACGCACCAGTTTCATTTGTCTGGTTTAGAAGCTTTTGGTCTGGAGTGGTAA
- the metH gene encoding methionine synthase has product MRQQARFINVGERTNVTGSARFKKLILEGEYEKALDVARQQVESGAQIIDINMDEAMLDSKAAMVRYLNLLASEPDISRVPIMVDSSKWEVIEAALKCIQGKPVVNSISLKEGIEPFLYQAKLLRRYGAAVVVMAFDEKGQADTKVRKVEICQRAYDILVNQIGFPPEDIIFDPNIFAVATGIEEHNNYAVDFIEATREIKRLCPYAKISGGVSNISFSFRGNDPVREAMHSVFLYHAIQAGMDMGIVNAGQLAVYDDIPELLRERVEDVILNRREDATERLLDIAAEFKGDGSVAVKEDEAWRAWPVNKRLEHALVKGITDFIDQDTEEARLTVERPLHVIEGPLMDGMNVVGDLFGEGKMFLPQVVKSARVMKKAVAYLQPFIELEKAGTGARAQGKVLMATVKGDVHDIGKNIVGVVLQCNNYEVIDLGVMVPCATLLQKAKELNVDIIGLSGLITPSLDEMVHVAKEMTRLGFDIPLLIGGATTSKAHTAIKIAPNYQHGVVYVPNASRSVSVVQSLISKEHKPAFLERVNDEYDRARDQHARSRPGEKLLTLEQARANKFKLDLTKVAPAPKQPGVHLWQDVDLEVLRDYIDWTPFFLTWQLSGKYPAILNHPDVGMEARRVHRDANAILDLMIRQKKVQGKAVFGFFPANSDGDDIVVYTDESRTAERCRLFNLRQQLQLRNDNPNCCLADFVAPVGSGIADYIGGFAVSTGFGADELADEFAAQHDDYNSIMVKALADRLAEALAEYLHMKVRRELWGYAPDEALDNEQLIRELYQGIRPAPGYPACPEHTEKGTLWQLLDVEAQTGIQLTESYAMWPGAAVSGWYFGHPDSKYFAVSKIGTDQKDEYAAKKGWSVEQAESWLAPNLG; this is encoded by the coding sequence ATGCGACAACAAGCCCGTTTTATTAATGTTGGTGAACGCACCAATGTCACAGGCTCAGCCCGTTTTAAAAAGCTGATATTAGAAGGCGAATACGAAAAAGCGCTGGATGTTGCGCGTCAGCAAGTCGAAAGTGGTGCTCAGATCATCGATATCAACATGGATGAAGCCATGCTCGACAGCAAGGCGGCCATGGTGCGTTATCTGAATTTACTGGCGTCTGAGCCGGACATTTCCCGTGTGCCTATTATGGTCGATTCATCCAAGTGGGAAGTGATTGAAGCGGCGCTGAAATGTATTCAGGGTAAACCTGTCGTCAATTCTATTTCGCTCAAAGAAGGCATAGAGCCGTTTTTATACCAGGCAAAATTACTACGACGTTATGGTGCTGCTGTGGTGGTGATGGCCTTTGATGAAAAAGGTCAGGCTGACACTAAAGTCCGCAAAGTCGAAATCTGTCAGCGCGCTTATGACATTCTGGTCAATCAGATTGGCTTTCCGCCAGAAGATATTATCTTCGACCCGAATATTTTTGCTGTGGCGACCGGCATCGAAGAGCATAACAATTACGCGGTCGACTTTATTGAAGCCACCCGTGAAATCAAACGCTTATGCCCTTACGCTAAAATTTCAGGCGGTGTATCCAATATCTCCTTTTCGTTCCGTGGTAATGACCCGGTGCGCGAAGCCATGCACTCGGTATTTTTGTATCATGCCATTCAGGCTGGTATGGATATGGGCATAGTCAACGCCGGTCAACTGGCGGTCTATGACGATATTCCAGAGTTGTTGCGTGAGCGGGTTGAGGACGTGATCTTAAACCGACGTGAAGATGCGACAGAACGTTTGCTCGACATTGCGGCTGAGTTTAAAGGTGATGGTTCTGTTGCCGTCAAAGAAGACGAAGCCTGGCGCGCCTGGCCCGTGAATAAACGTCTTGAACATGCGTTGGTGAAAGGTATTACCGACTTTATCGATCAGGACACTGAAGAAGCCCGCTTAACTGTTGAACGTCCCTTGCACGTGATTGAAGGTCCGCTGATGGACGGCATGAACGTGGTAGGCGACTTATTCGGTGAAGGCAAAATGTTCTTGCCTCAAGTGGTTAAATCCGCCCGAGTCATGAAAAAAGCAGTGGCCTATTTACAGCCTTTTATTGAACTGGAAAAAGCCGGTACCGGCGCCCGGGCTCAGGGCAAAGTGCTGATGGCGACAGTCAAAGGTGACGTACACGACATAGGCAAAAACATTGTAGGCGTAGTGCTGCAATGTAATAACTATGAAGTCATCGACCTTGGCGTGATGGTGCCTTGTGCCACCTTGCTGCAAAAAGCCAAAGAGCTGAATGTAGATATTATCGGCTTGTCCGGTCTTATTACGCCGTCTTTAGATGAAATGGTGCATGTAGCCAAAGAAATGACCCGCTTAGGTTTTGATATCCCGCTGCTGATTGGTGGCGCTACGACATCCAAAGCTCATACAGCAATCAAAATTGCACCGAATTATCAGCATGGCGTGGTCTATGTGCCAAATGCTTCGCGCAGCGTGTCAGTGGTGCAGTCACTGATCAGCAAAGAACATAAACCGGCCTTTTTGGAACGGGTGAACGACGAATACGACAGAGCCCGTGACCAGCATGCCCGCAGTCGCCCTGGTGAGAAACTGCTGACTCTGGAGCAAGCCCGGGCTAATAAATTCAAACTGGATTTAACCAAAGTGGCACCTGCACCTAAACAGCCTGGTGTGCATTTATGGCAGGATGTTGATTTAGAAGTACTGCGCGATTATATCGACTGGACGCCATTTTTCCTGACCTGGCAATTGTCCGGTAAGTATCCTGCCATTTTGAATCATCCTGACGTGGGCATGGAAGCACGTCGTGTGCACAGAGACGCTAACGCTATTCTTGACTTGATGATCCGCCAGAAAAAAGTGCAGGGCAAAGCCGTATTTGGCTTTTTTCCGGCCAATAGTGATGGCGATGATATTGTCGTCTACACGGATGAGAGCAGAACAGCGGAGCGTTGCCGTTTGTTTAATTTACGTCAGCAACTACAGCTGCGTAACGACAATCCAAACTGCTGCTTAGCTGACTTTGTTGCGCCTGTGGGTTCTGGCATTGCTGATTACATTGGCGGTTTTGCTGTCAGTACGGGTTTTGGCGCTGATGAGCTGGCTGATGAATTTGCTGCTCAGCACGATGATTACAACAGTATAATGGTCAAAGCCTTAGCTGACCGTTTAGCTGAAGCATTAGCCGAATACCTGCATATGAAGGTACGACGTGAGCTATGGGGTTATGCACCGGACGAGGCTCTGGATAACGAGCAGCTTATTCGTGAGCTGTATCAGGGTATAAGACCTGCGCCTGGTTATCCGGCTTGTCCTGAGCATACGGAAAAAGGCACTTTATGGCAGTTGTTGGATGTGGAGGCTCAAACCGGCATCCAGCTGACTGAAAGTTATGCGATGTGGCCTGGTGCTGCAGTCAGTGGTTGGTACTTTGGGCATCCTGATAGCAAATACTTTGCTGTCAGCAAAATTGGCACCGACCAAAAAGATGAATACGCCGCGAAAAAAGGCTGGTCAGTTGAACAGGCGGAAAGCTGGTTAGCCCCGAACTTAGGCTAA
- a CDS encoding flagellar brake protein yields the protein MEQSLLSPVVHEKIRHLHPGSQVDLQFSQPSSLRVRTSLVGYEKNRYLVLKLPQQVVDGGYKDVFVEGNMTVVRCLLEGDLGECIAFRAMIKTISHHPVHLLFLEYPQQIENRSLRAKQRIRAFIPAYVNPLEQGTLPETFSLYNGFVIDISPCGCRFSMKMNADASQISKVSVMMELLVPGEEDRIQIPGEIMNCHLELQELSLGIKFELPERQVAKMLQRFIVDPAIAS from the coding sequence ATGGAACAGTCGTTACTTTCACCCGTAGTGCATGAAAAAATCCGTCATTTGCATCCTGGCTCGCAGGTGGACTTGCAGTTCTCACAGCCCAGCAGTCTGAGGGTACGCACTTCATTGGTCGGCTATGAGAAAAACCGCTATCTGGTGCTGAAACTGCCTCAACAAGTGGTCGATGGTGGCTACAAAGATGTGTTTGTTGAAGGTAATATGACGGTTGTGCGCTGCCTGCTGGAAGGTGATTTAGGCGAGTGTATTGCCTTTAGAGCCATGATTAAAACCATCTCTCATCATCCTGTGCACCTGCTGTTTTTGGAATATCCCCAACAAATTGAAAACCGATCCTTACGGGCAAAACAGCGGATCCGGGCTTTTATTCCGGCTTATGTTAACCCATTGGAACAAGGAACTTTGCCTGAGACCTTTTCACTTTATAACGGCTTTGTCATCGACATTTCACCTTGCGGCTGCCGTTTTTCAATGAAGATGAATGCGGATGCCAGCCAAATCAGCAAAGTGTCTGTGATGATGGAGTTGTTGGTGCCTGGCGAAGAGGATCGTATTCAGATCCCAGGGGAAATTATGAACTGCCATCTGGAATTACAGGAGTTGTCTTTAGGTATTAAGTTTGAATTACCGGAGCGACAGGTCGCTAAAATGCTGCAACGTTTTATCGTCGACCCAGCCATCGCCAGTTGA